In a single window of the Ignavibacteria bacterium genome:
- a CDS encoding transcriptional regulator, whose translation MKDILVNINKLFESKIRLGIMSMLMVNDWVDFNSLKTHLDVTDGNLASHMASLEKAKYVKVNKSFIGKKPNTTYSASAAGRRAFNEHLDALERLINSSAK comes from the coding sequence TTGAAGGATATCCTCGTAAATATTAATAAGCTCTTTGAAAGCAAGATCAGGCTTGGGATCATGTCAATGCTGATGGTAAACGATTGGGTTGATTTTAATTCCCTTAAAACCCACCTTGATGTTACTGACGGGAACCTTGCCAGCCATATGGCATCACTTGAAAAAGCAAAATATGTGAAGGTCAATAAATCATTTATAGGCAAAAAGCCGAATACAACATATTCAGCTTCAGCTGCAGGAAGGAGAGCATTTAACGAACATTTAGACGCACTTGAAAGGTTAATAAACAGCAGCGCAAAATAA
- a CDS encoding NAD-dependent epimerase/dehydratase family protein, translated as MKKILILGGTGFVGRILTENLIKLDIQPVLFNRGKRSPGIFPELRHIQGDRLNPEEIKQIADEDWDTVIDFSCMYPVNLDEITEMLNGKVGRYIFISTASVYPMNDPEFWSKPLEEDAPTLPCTEEQKTDPDVNSTYGEKKAECERILLNKKWLDSVIFRPGLIYGRYDYTDRFYYWLYKVHNNKKILFPDGGKESFTATFSEDFAELIRAAIDVKEHNRIYNAVTHKPVTLKEYINSASVLTGKTPELIDVSMDFIEENKIQPWADLPVWVGAMNMCLDNSRAENDFPVFFHNFNESVKRCVDYYSALGWKAPVAGLSDERESELIQKASA; from the coding sequence ATGAAAAAAATTCTCATCTTAGGCGGCACAGGGTTCGTTGGCAGGATCCTTACCGAAAACCTCATAAAGCTTGATATACAGCCCGTACTTTTTAACCGCGGCAAACGCTCTCCCGGAATTTTCCCTGAGCTTCGGCATATACAGGGGGATAGACTTAATCCTGAAGAAATAAAACAGATCGCAGATGAAGACTGGGATACTGTCATAGATTTCAGCTGTATGTATCCTGTAAACCTGGATGAGATCACCGAAATGCTAAATGGTAAGGTTGGAAGGTATATATTTATTTCCACTGCAAGTGTTTATCCTATGAACGACCCGGAGTTCTGGAGCAAGCCGCTGGAGGAAGATGCGCCAACCTTGCCATGTACCGAAGAACAGAAAACAGATCCTGATGTTAATTCCACTTACGGTGAAAAAAAAGCTGAGTGTGAAAGGATCCTGCTTAATAAAAAATGGCTGGATTCAGTTATCTTCAGGCCCGGGCTGATATACGGCAGGTATGATTACACTGACAGGTTCTATTACTGGCTGTACAAAGTGCATAATAATAAAAAAATACTTTTTCCTGATGGCGGCAAAGAAAGCTTTACAGCAACATTCAGCGAGGATTTTGCAGAGCTTATTAGGGCAGCTATAGATGTGAAGGAGCATAACAGGATCTATAACGCTGTAACCCATAAACCGGTAACACTTAAGGAATATATTAATTCTGCTTCTGTGCTGACCGGTAAAACACCTGAACTAATCGATGTATCTATGGATTTCATCGAAGAAAATAAAATTCAGCCGTGGGCTGACCTGCCAGTATGGGTTGGAGCAATGAATATGTGCCTTGATAATTCAAGGGCAGAAAATGATTTCCCCGTTTTCTTCCATAACTTCAATGAAAGCGTTAAACGATGCGTGGATTATTATTCTGCTTTGGGATGGAAGGCTCCTGTTGCAGGATTATCAGATGAACGCGAAAGTGAGCTGATTCAAAAAGCATCAGCTTAA
- a CDS encoding FMN-binding negative transcriptional regulator, with protein sequence MYTPKHFEENERAKLVEFMKQYNFASLVNTAKKRYWATHLPFLVEKNDGEIILRAHMAKANPQWANFKADEEVLVIFQEPHAYISPKLYDNPVSVPTWNYIAVHAYGVPQIHHSLEERIAVLEDSFKVFEPQYQMQWESLPEDYKNGLLDGIVAFSIKIKEIEGKFKLSQNRTEGDRERIIEELGSKKDNVKRDIASFMKARKK encoded by the coding sequence ATGTACACTCCAAAACATTTCGAAGAGAATGAAAGAGCGAAGTTAGTTGAATTCATGAAGCAATACAACTTTGCATCATTGGTCAATACCGCAAAGAAAAGATATTGGGCAACTCACCTCCCTTTTTTGGTTGAAAAAAATGACGGTGAAATTATTCTAAGAGCGCATATGGCTAAGGCAAACCCGCAGTGGGCTAATTTTAAAGCTGATGAAGAAGTGCTTGTTATTTTCCAGGAACCGCATGCATATATATCACCTAAGCTTTACGATAACCCGGTGAGTGTACCTACGTGGAACTACATCGCAGTACACGCTTACGGTGTGCCTCAAATTCACCATTCATTAGAAGAAAGAATTGCTGTGCTTGAAGATTCATTCAAAGTTTTCGAGCCTCAGTATCAAATGCAGTGGGAAAGCTTACCGGAAGATTATAAAAACGGTTTACTCGATGGAATTGTTGCTTTCAGCATAAAAATAAAAGAAATTGAAGGGAAATTCAAATTAAGCCAAAACAGAACAGAGGGCGACAGGGAAAGAATAATTGAGGAACTGGGCTCAAAAAAGGACAATGTAAAACGGGATATTGCATCATTTATGAAAGCCCGGAAAAAATAA
- a CDS encoding GNAT family N-acetyltransferase, which translates to MKTFTLNNTNYTIRLFDESKDSVEELTDLLHRAYKRLADMGLNFIATFQSAEYTRNYLKKGECYILEASSKLTGTVFYYTTMWDDAPEIYKQNDSVLIGKFAVEPALQKHGLGSKLMDFVESLAIKRNKKRVVLDTSEKALHLIDYYNNRGYEYIHYWQWPDVNYKSVILSKEL; encoded by the coding sequence ATGAAAACATTCACTTTAAATAACACAAATTATACAATCCGGCTCTTTGATGAATCTAAAGATTCTGTTGAGGAGCTAACAGACCTTCTGCACCGTGCATATAAAAGGCTTGCTGATATGGGGCTGAACTTCATTGCAACATTTCAAAGTGCTGAATACACACGGAATTATCTGAAAAAAGGGGAGTGTTACATTCTTGAAGCAAGCAGCAAGCTTACCGGTACTGTATTCTATTATACTACTATGTGGGATGATGCCCCGGAAATTTATAAACAAAATGATTCTGTGCTAATAGGCAAGTTTGCTGTTGAGCCGGCTCTGCAGAAGCACGGCCTTGGCTCAAAGTTAATGGATTTTGTTGAATCACTTGCCATAAAAAGAAATAAAAAGCGTGTAGTGCTTGATACATCCGAGAAAGCTTTGCATTTAATTGATTATTACAATAACCGCGGATATGAATATATCCATTACTGGCAATGGCCTGATGTTAATTATAAGAGTGTAATCTTAAGTAAAGAGCTTTGA
- the ade gene encoding adenine deaminase: MELTGNIVDVLNRKIFPGTVTFEDGKIKSITPTEGKYENYILPGFIDAHVHVESSMLIPSEFARLAVLHGTIATVSDPHEIGNVLGLDGVRYMIDNGKKVPFKFYFGAPSCVPATTFETAGAVITAEDIKRLFEEDGLKYLSEMMNYPGVLHRDPLVMDKINIAHSLGRPVDGHAPGLKGEDAKKYIEAGISTDHECFTLDEALSKIGYGMKILIREGSAAKNYEALHPLLGSHPQMVMFCSDDKHPNDLVVSQIDEHVRRSVKYGYDLFDVLTAACVNPVKHYKLDVGLLQPGDAADLIVVNNLTDFKVLKTFINGQLVAEEGKSLIERVPAEIVNNFNTTRKSPGDFSVNARNDGAPVIRVIKALEVQLITEELHEPAKLFDAKLVSNTANDVLKMTVVCRYNNEKPAVGFIRNFGLKRGAIASCVGHDSHNIIAVGASDEDICNAVNGIIDYKGGISVAFDGNVEVLPLPVAGIMTNEDGYTIAEKYTRLDAMAKELGTELHAPFMTLSFMALLVIPQLKLSDKGLFDGRKFEFVDLFV, from the coding sequence ATGGAACTTACAGGCAATATCGTTGATGTTTTGAACAGGAAGATTTTTCCGGGCACAGTAACATTTGAAGATGGAAAGATTAAATCAATTACACCTACTGAAGGCAAGTATGAGAACTACATCCTGCCCGGATTCATAGATGCCCACGTCCACGTGGAAAGCTCAATGTTAATTCCATCTGAATTTGCACGGCTTGCCGTGCTGCATGGTACAATTGCCACGGTATCAGATCCGCATGAAATCGGCAATGTACTCGGACTCGACGGCGTTAGGTATATGATAGATAACGGCAAAAAAGTGCCGTTCAAATTCTATTTCGGCGCGCCTTCCTGTGTTCCGGCTACAACATTCGAAACCGCGGGAGCAGTTATAACCGCTGAAGATATTAAAAGACTGTTTGAAGAAGACGGCTTGAAATATCTTAGTGAAATGATGAACTATCCGGGTGTACTGCACCGTGACCCGCTTGTAATGGATAAGATCAATATCGCTCATAGTTTAGGCAGACCCGTTGACGGGCATGCCCCCGGACTAAAAGGTGAAGACGCAAAGAAATATATAGAAGCAGGAATATCAACTGACCATGAGTGCTTTACACTTGATGAAGCGTTGAGCAAAATAGGGTACGGAATGAAAATTCTCATCCGCGAAGGCTCCGCCGCTAAAAACTATGAAGCCCTGCATCCGCTGCTTGGCTCTCACCCGCAAATGGTAATGTTCTGCAGCGATGATAAACACCCCAATGATCTTGTTGTAAGCCAGATAGATGAACATGTCCGGCGTTCTGTAAAATACGGGTATGACCTGTTTGATGTACTTACTGCCGCATGTGTGAACCCTGTTAAGCATTATAAGCTTGATGTCGGGCTGCTTCAGCCAGGTGATGCAGCGGATCTTATTGTTGTAAATAACTTAACTGATTTTAAGGTTTTAAAAACATTCATTAACGGGCAATTGGTTGCAGAAGAAGGTAAGTCTCTGATAGAAAGAGTCCCGGCGGAAATTGTAAATAATTTTAACACTACCAGGAAATCACCCGGTGATTTTTCCGTGAATGCCCGTAATGACGGTGCACCCGTTATCAGGGTTATTAAAGCACTCGAAGTCCAGCTTATAACTGAAGAGCTTCATGAACCGGCAAAGCTTTTTGATGCGAAGCTGGTATCCAATACTGCAAACGATGTTCTTAAGATGACAGTTGTATGCAGGTATAACAATGAAAAGCCGGCGGTTGGATTTATCCGGAATTTCGGGCTAAAGCGGGGAGCTATTGCTTCATGTGTTGGGCATGATTCACATAATATCATAGCTGTTGGCGCATCAGATGAAGATATCTGCAATGCCGTTAACGGAATAATTGATTATAAAGGCGGCATATCAGTTGCTTTTGACGGCAATGTTGAAGTATTGCCGCTGCCTGTTGCGGGAATTATGACAAATGAAGACGGCTATACAATCGCAGAAAAATACACACGCCTTGACGCAATGGCTAAAGAGCTTGGTACTGAGCTTCATGCGCCGTTTATGACATTATCATTTATGGCACTTTTGGTTATTCCTCAGCTAAAGCTGAGTGATAAGGGTCTGTTTGACGGGCGTAAATTTGAATTTGTTGATCTGTTTGTGTGA
- a CDS encoding DUF4010 domain-containing protein — translation MEIFSQIPELFIDFIITVALAFLIGFEQRKRRDEEKEDSEETDSPSFGTDRTFAFIGSLGFILYTISPQNLYLFITGAVILAALLGIFYFSKIRDTKSWGLTSIFVAFITYSLGPLIITQPKWLTVLIVVTVLIMVEKKTFFKKVSERIDIEEFTTLAKFLIVAGVILPLLPSDVTLPYISLSPYEIWLTVVIVSAISYASYLLQTYFFRKSGVIITALLGGMYSSTATTVIISKRSREVKSSSGIYAASIIIANAMMYLRVLILMFIFNRELAFMMLPFSAILIVATASAGVFIYLRNKPKQKELLQSPHTNPLELKVSLLFAGLFILFSIVTSYTITNFGTSGLDILSFITGFTDIDPFLLNIFQGKYELPLDTLGRAALQAIISNNILKSIYILSFAERHTKILAGTAMGIITLITAALALVVEIM, via the coding sequence ATGGAGATTTTCTCACAAATACCGGAGCTGTTCATTGATTTTATTATCACAGTTGCCCTTGCATTCCTGATAGGGTTTGAGCAGCGCAAAAGGCGTGATGAAGAAAAAGAGGACAGCGAAGAAACTGATTCGCCCTCTTTCGGTACAGACAGGACCTTTGCATTCATTGGTTCACTTGGATTTATTTTGTATACCATCTCGCCGCAGAATCTTTACCTTTTTATAACGGGCGCAGTTATACTTGCAGCACTGCTGGGAATTTTTTATTTTTCAAAGATCCGTGATACAAAATCATGGGGTCTCACATCAATTTTTGTTGCTTTTATTACATATTCTCTCGGACCGCTTATTATCACACAGCCAAAATGGCTTACTGTACTTATAGTTGTTACAGTACTGATAATGGTCGAAAAGAAAACTTTTTTCAAAAAAGTATCCGAAAGGATAGATATTGAAGAGTTCACAACCCTTGCGAAATTTCTCATCGTTGCAGGAGTCATACTGCCATTGCTGCCCAGTGATGTAACACTGCCATATATAAGCCTCTCGCCATATGAAATATGGCTTACAGTTGTGATAGTTTCGGCAATATCCTATGCAAGCTACCTGCTTCAGACTTATTTTTTCAGGAAGTCTGGAGTAATAATCACGGCGCTGCTTGGGGGAATGTACAGTTCAACGGCAACAACTGTAATAATTTCAAAACGGAGCCGTGAGGTAAAAAGCAGCTCAGGAATTTATGCTGCATCAATAATAATAGCAAATGCAATGATGTACCTTAGGGTGCTGATACTTATGTTCATCTTTAACAGGGAGCTTGCCTTCATGATGCTTCCATTTTCAGCGATATTAATTGTTGCAACAGCTTCAGCGGGAGTATTTATTTATTTAAGAAATAAACCCAAGCAAAAGGAGCTTCTTCAGTCACCCCATACAAATCCGCTTGAACTTAAGGTTTCGCTTCTGTTTGCGGGATTGTTTATACTCTTCAGCATAGTAACATCATACACTATCACGAATTTCGGCACATCAGGGCTTGATATACTTTCTTTTATAACCGGGTTTACTGATATTGACCCGTTTTTGCTGAACATTTTCCAGGGCAAATATGAGCTTCCGCTTGATACACTTGGCAGGGCCGCGCTGCAGGCGATAATTTCAAATAATATCCTGAAATCTATTTACATATTATCTTTTGCTGAAAGGCATACGAAGATCTTAGCCGGTACGGCCATGGGAATTATAACTTTGATCACTGCTGCGTTGGCATTGGTTGTTGAGATAATGTAA